Proteins from a single region of Bacteroidales bacterium:
- the ybeY gene encoding rRNA maturation RNase YbeY — protein MSVTFHTKNLDFSLGQKRRHKRWVKEWIESHQAVCGDIAYVFTSNKHIKLINQEYLNHNYFTDVISFDYTEGKKISGDIFISVDQVRKNAVKFNTEVEEEIRRVMIHGVIHLMGYKDANEQERKTMHQLENEALHLWLKMV, from the coding sequence GTGTCCGTAACATTCCATACAAAAAATCTCGATTTTTCTTTAGGTCAAAAACGTCGGCATAAGCGCTGGGTTAAAGAGTGGATTGAATCGCATCAGGCTGTTTGCGGAGATATCGCCTATGTCTTTACTTCGAATAAACATATCAAACTCATAAACCAGGAGTATTTAAACCATAATTATTTCACAGATGTTATAAGTTTTGACTATACGGAAGGGAAAAAGATATCGGGAGATATCTTTATAAGTGTTGATCAGGTCAGGAAGAATGCAGTAAAATTCAACACGGAGGTGGAGGAAGAAATCCGTAGAGTAATGATTCATGGAGTTATTCATTTGATGGGTTATAAGGATGCGAACGAGCAAGAGCGCAAAACCATGCATCAATTGGAAAATGAAGCATTACATTTGTGGTTGAAAATGGTTTAA
- a CDS encoding ATP-binding protein, whose protein sequence is MRKDLNIPSEIGNLSLVEKAIDELSLELDLSDEVYGNVLVATMEATNNAIIHGNNSDPQKTVKIEILFEQKELMIHIEDQGQGFDYSTVPDPTAPENLEKINGRGIFLMERLSDEILYLEDGRIVVLKFRI, encoded by the coding sequence ATGAGAAAAGATCTGAATATCCCTTCTGAAATTGGAAACTTGAGTCTGGTAGAGAAAGCCATAGATGAGTTGTCGCTTGAGCTTGATTTGAGCGATGAAGTTTATGGGAATGTTCTGGTTGCAACCATGGAGGCTACCAATAATGCCATTATTCATGGTAACAATTCCGATCCCCAAAAAACGGTCAAGATTGAAATCCTTTTTGAACAGAAGGAGTTAATGATTCATATTGAGGACCAGGGACAAGGATTCGATTATTCCACCGTACCCGATCCAACAGCACCAGAAAATCTGGAAAAAATTAATGGGCGGGGTATTTTTTTAATGGAACGGCTTTCGGATGAGATCCTGTATCTCGAAGATGGCAGGATAGTGGTGCTTAAGTTTAGGATCTAG
- a CDS encoding peptidoglycan DD-metalloendopeptidase family protein, translating into MKIIIAFIGIFFLMAGIVYGQSKEELQIQKQRAYDDLKLTKELMEKTSARRSNSVKQLSLLQNGINARARLISALESELGMLSKKIQETEGIIAQLSIDNKKNREEYARLIYYAYRNHTDYEKLMYILAGATISQSYQRYKYLKYISDYRKQKAEEIEAFMEELDIKNRQLNELMKEKIQALEEKEEEQGKLVVQRGQEADLVNDLKTKEAQLRKEVQEKERIARELESRIREIIEEEARKSSGANAYATLTPEQELVGDDFRNNKGKLPWPVEQGIITVGFGNHELPGLRGSSVKNNGVDITSTPGTMVRAVFEGEVTKVFAILGANYTVLIRHGVFLSVYQNLVNVRVKTGDKVLTKEALGEAFTDEDENVAFVHFEVWQERTILNPAEWISK; encoded by the coding sequence ATGAAGATAATCATTGCCTTTATTGGGATATTCTTTTTAATGGCGGGAATTGTCTACGGGCAATCTAAAGAGGAGCTGCAGATTCAGAAGCAAAGAGCCTATGACGATCTGAAGCTGACTAAAGAACTGATGGAAAAGACCTCGGCCCGGCGATCTAACTCCGTGAAACAGCTCAGCCTTCTTCAAAACGGCATTAACGCCAGGGCCAGATTGATATCTGCACTGGAATCGGAACTAGGAATGTTAAGCAAGAAAATCCAGGAGACCGAGGGGATAATTGCTCAGTTAAGTATAGATAACAAAAAAAACAGGGAAGAGTATGCACGTTTGATCTATTATGCGTACAGGAATCATACGGATTATGAAAAACTGATGTATATTCTGGCTGGCGCCACCATCTCTCAGTCATATCAGCGTTATAAATATTTAAAGTATATCAGTGATTACCGGAAACAAAAAGCTGAAGAAATTGAGGCTTTCATGGAGGAATTAGATATTAAGAATAGACAACTAAATGAGCTGATGAAAGAAAAAATTCAAGCTCTGGAAGAGAAGGAGGAGGAGCAGGGTAAGTTGGTGGTTCAACGTGGACAGGAAGCGGATTTGGTAAACGATCTTAAGACAAAAGAGGCGCAATTAAGAAAAGAAGTACAAGAGAAGGAGAGGATCGCCAGAGAGCTTGAGAGCCGGATTCGTGAGATTATTGAGGAAGAAGCCCGAAAGAGTAGTGGGGCGAACGCTTATGCAACGCTTACGCCTGAACAGGAACTGGTTGGAGATGATTTCAGGAATAATAAGGGCAAGCTTCCCTGGCCAGTAGAGCAGGGTATCATTACTGTTGGCTTCGGAAATCACGAATTGCCGGGTTTAAGAGGTTCAAGTGTAAAGAATAACGGAGTCGATATTACCAGCACCCCGGGGACCATGGTACGGGCTGTATTCGAAGGGGAGGTTACGAAGGTTTTTGCAATTCTGGGTGCAAATTACACGGTACTGATCCGGCATGGTGTGTTTCTGTCGGTCTATCAGAATCTGGTAAACGTACGGGTAAAAACAGGGGATAAAGTATTGACAAAGGAAGCTTTGGGGGAGGCATTTACAGATGAGGACGAAAATGTGGCCTTTGTTCATTTCGAGGTCTGGCAGGAAAGGACAATTCTAAATCCTGCGGAATGGATAAGTAAATAA
- a CDS encoding DUF4292 domain-containing protein, whose amino-acid sequence MSKAVTLIFIFTLLFLYQCGVVKEAPRPAKPELEGLEALVLNCIEEESITSILITKAEAILTFDEQRYEVNVTLYAKRDSIIYLSAVNSGFEILRASVKPDSIMVINRMDKIVYRAPLQRRLGYQYPVDFTDLQNLICSYCLCDHLEMARDDHLNSIVFEFDQERIKKRIILNRVGLDLRIFEFYHQQTNRYLMGERREDSFKIYSNFMITEFEIVARGGSLTFNRDIAVKMEVNPRKYSFTELR is encoded by the coding sequence ATGAGTAAAGCCGTAACCCTGATTTTCATATTTACACTTTTATTCCTTTATCAATGTGGTGTTGTGAAAGAAGCCCCCAGGCCAGCGAAGCCGGAATTAGAAGGATTGGAGGCCCTGGTTCTGAACTGCATTGAAGAGGAAAGTATTACGAGTATTTTGATCACTAAGGCTGAAGCGATCCTGACTTTCGATGAGCAGCGCTATGAAGTTAATGTCACCCTCTATGCAAAGAGAGATTCGATTATTTATCTTTCTGCTGTAAATAGTGGATTCGAAATTTTAAGGGCTTCGGTAAAGCCAGATTCCATTATGGTGATTAACCGTATGGATAAGATTGTATACAGGGCTCCGCTGCAAAGGAGATTGGGGTATCAGTATCCGGTAGACTTTACTGATTTGCAGAACCTGATCTGTTCATATTGTTTGTGCGATCACCTGGAAATGGCCAGGGATGATCATCTTAACAGCATTGTTTTTGAGTTTGATCAAGAACGGATAAAGAAGAGGATAATCCTGAACAGGGTTGGTTTGGATTTGCGTATTTTTGAATTCTATCATCAGCAAACTAACCGGTATTTGATGGGAGAACGAAGGGAAGATTCCTTTAAAATATATTCGAATTTTATGATTACGGAATTCGAAATTGTGGCAAGAGGCGGAAGCCTTACCTTTAACCGGGACATAGCCGTAAAAATGGAGGTGAATCCCAGGAAATATTCATTTACAGAGCTGAGATGA
- a CDS encoding tetratricopeptide repeat protein: MKREVLVGIWMGVWFSLAFVSQGQESNRDYQYVLIEAVKQKNLGNLAEAVKLYNLVIEDRPDCAVAYYESGSIYLVTNQLELARKNLARAFEIDPGNEWYTLAFLNVLGALKEYEAARDILKKKIKYSLEKTEWEYKLAVTWFSMGREGKARRILEKIEREKGFSEKITLLKASIYESEEKYELAREEIEKVLAIFPEAIQFRVVAAELCLKSGDENAAAQYYMEILEVDSLNIFALTNLTDYYRQKEDFKSSYKYLAKSFQSDQIELNRKTAILSYYLSDEEHIHLYSKELGRVIDVFTETHPDESDIRLLAADFYIQNQEYAKAYSHLKHYLELQKGNYNIYMQTILLANAASMDEELIYMTGKALKMYPDSSDIRFFRGLALYQTAEYQLLINNFQNVSPDHYSSPEYASQAKMLMAEAYYRTDDFVKSDSLFEILIRQDPGNYMVMNNYSYYLAERGEKLEKAREWSAEVVRNNPDNATFLDTYAWVLYKLELYEEAEQYILSALDKGGENDPEINEHAGDIQLKLKSYQIARSYYMKALILGGDREKIEVKIQRIKNPEYE, translated from the coding sequence ATGAAGAGAGAGGTGCTTGTTGGCATATGGATGGGTGTATGGTTTTCCCTGGCTTTTGTTTCCCAGGGACAGGAGAGCAACAGAGATTATCAGTATGTCCTTATAGAGGCGGTAAAGCAAAAAAATCTGGGAAATTTGGCGGAAGCTGTTAAGCTCTACAATCTGGTTATTGAGGATAGACCCGATTGTGCAGTAGCCTATTATGAGTCGGGATCGATCTATCTGGTTACGAATCAATTGGAACTTGCCCGTAAGAACCTGGCCAGGGCCTTTGAGATTGATCCGGGGAACGAATGGTATACATTGGCCTTCCTGAATGTCCTTGGAGCATTGAAAGAGTATGAGGCAGCTCGCGATATTTTAAAGAAGAAAATCAAATACAGCCTGGAAAAAACCGAATGGGAGTACAAGCTTGCTGTCACCTGGTTTAGTATGGGTAGAGAGGGAAAGGCCAGAAGAATCCTGGAAAAAATAGAAAGGGAAAAGGGATTTAGCGAAAAAATTACCCTCTTAAAAGCTTCTATTTATGAAAGTGAGGAGAAATATGAGCTGGCCAGGGAGGAGATTGAAAAAGTGTTGGCAATATTTCCCGAAGCTATTCAATTTCGTGTGGTGGCTGCCGAGCTTTGTTTAAAGAGCGGGGATGAAAATGCTGCCGCTCAGTATTACATGGAAATTCTGGAAGTGGACAGTCTTAATATTTTTGCTTTGACAAACCTGACAGACTATTACCGCCAGAAGGAAGACTTTAAAAGCAGTTACAAATATCTGGCTAAATCCTTCCAGAGTGATCAGATTGAACTTAACAGAAAAACGGCTATTCTATCTTATTATTTATCTGATGAAGAACATATTCACTTATATTCAAAGGAGTTAGGCCGGGTCATTGATGTTTTTACGGAGACCCATCCCGATGAAAGTGATATTCGCCTGCTTGCAGCCGACTTCTATATCCAGAACCAGGAATATGCAAAGGCCTATTCCCATTTGAAACATTACCTGGAGCTTCAAAAGGGAAACTATAATATCTACATGCAGACGATATTGCTTGCCAATGCTGCTTCTATGGATGAGGAACTGATATATATGACCGGAAAAGCCCTGAAAATGTATCCGGATAGCAGCGATATCCGGTTTTTCAGAGGCCTGGCCTTATATCAGACAGCTGAATATCAGTTACTTATCAATAATTTTCAGAATGTATCTCCGGACCATTATTCCTCTCCTGAATACGCTTCGCAGGCGAAAATGCTTATGGCTGAAGCTTACTACAGGACGGACGATTTTGTAAAATCGGATTCTTTATTTGAGATTCTGATCCGGCAGGATCCCGGGAATTATATGGTCATGAATAATTACAGTTATTATCTGGCAGAGCGGGGTGAAAAACTCGAAAAAGCCAGGGAATGGAGTGCTGAAGTTGTAAGAAATAACCCGGATAATGCCACTTTTTTAGATACATATGCCTGGGTATTGTATAAGCTGGAATTGTATGAAGAAGCGGAGCAGTACATATTATCTGCACTGGATAAAGGTGGAGAAAATGATCCGGAAATTAACGAACATGCCGGGGATATACAGCTTAAACTGAAGAGTTATCAGATCGCCAGGTCTTACTATATGAAAGCCCTTATACTTGGCGGCGACCGGGAAAAGATAGAAGTTAAAATTCAACGGATAAAAAACCCGGAGTATGAGTAA
- the dut gene encoding dUTP diphosphatase, with the protein MEVKIVNSSGNPLPDYSTSSSAGMDLRANLREAVILKSLERRLIPTGLYIELPEGYEAQIRPRSGLALKNGISVLNTPGTIDADYRGEIGIILVNLSAEDFVVENGERICQMVINKVETIQWKQVGTLDDSARGAGGFGHTGTK; encoded by the coding sequence ATGGAAGTGAAGATTGTAAACAGCTCCGGTAATCCTCTTCCGGATTACAGTACATCCAGTTCGGCGGGGATGGACCTTCGTGCAAATCTGAGGGAAGCAGTGATTTTAAAATCCCTGGAGCGAAGGCTAATTCCCACGGGATTGTACATCGAATTGCCGGAAGGATACGAGGCTCAAATAAGACCGAGGAGCGGATTAGCCCTTAAAAATGGAATTTCTGTGCTAAATACTCCGGGGACTATTGATGCTGATTACAGGGGTGAAATCGGGATCATTCTGGTAAATTTGTCGGCGGAAGATTTTGTTGTCGAAAATGGAGAGCGTATATGCCAGATGGTTATTAATAAGGTAGAAACAATACAATGGAAACAGGTCGGAACACTGGATGATTCAGCGCGTGGAGCTGGGGGATTTGGTCATACTGGCACTAAATAG